One window of Medicago truncatula cultivar Jemalong A17 chromosome 2, MtrunA17r5.0-ANR, whole genome shotgun sequence genomic DNA carries:
- the LOC120578093 gene encoding uncharacterized mitochondrial protein AtMg00810-like, with translation MEPPPGLRRQGENVVCRLNKSLYGLKQASRNWFSTFSEAIQKAGYQQSKADYSLFTKPQGTSFTAVLIYVDDILLTGNDLQEMKRLKIFLLKRFRIKDLGDLKYFLGIEFSRSKKGIFMSQRKYALDILQDSGQIGARPDNFPMEQNLKLTPTDGVVLNDPTKYRRLVGRLIYLTVTRPDIVYSVQTLSQFMQEPRKPHWDAAMRVLRYIKGAPGQGILFSTSNDLTLKAFCDSDWGGCHATRRSVTGFCIFLGNSLISWKSKKQVIVSRSSAESEYRAMANTCLELTWLRFILQDLKVSLAAPTPLFCDNQAALHIAANPVFHERTKHIEIDCHIVREKLQAGLISPSYVPTRFQLADVFTKALGKDQFVTLRNKLGLHDIHSPT, from the coding sequence ATGGAGCCTCCACCTGGTCTTCGCCGACAGGGGGAGAACGTTGTATGTCGGCTCAATAAGTCACTTTATGGACTCAAACAAGCATCAAGAAATTGGTTCTCTACTTTCTCTGAAGCCATTCAAAAGGCTGGTTACCAACAATCAAAGGCTGACTATTCTCTTTTCACCAAACCTCAAGGTACTTCATTCACAGCAGTTCTcatttatgttgatgacataCTTCTTACAGGGAATGATCTTCAAGAAATGAAACGCCTTAAAATTTTCCTTCTTAAGCGCTTCCGTATCAAAGATCTTGgagatttgaaatattttttgggCATTGAGTTCTCTCGCTCTAAGAAAGGTATCTTCATGTCTCAAAGAAAGTATGCTCTAGACATCTTGCAAGATTCAGGACAGATAGGTGCTCGCCCCGACAATTTTCCAATGGAGCAAAATTTGAAACTTACTCCCACAGATGGAGTGGTACTAAATGATCCAACCAAATACAGAAGGCTCGTTGGTAGGTTAATTTATCTTACTGTCACCAGACCTGACATTGTATACTCTGTACAAACATTGAGTCAATTCATGCAAGAACCTAGAAAACCTCATTGGGATGCTGCAATGAGAGTCCTAAGATACATCAAGGGCGCACCTGGACAAGGCATATTATTTTCGACCTCTAATGACCTTACCTTAAAGGCCTTTTGTGATTCAGATTGGGGAGGTTGTCATGCCACTAGAAGATCCGTTACAGGGTTTTGCATTTTCCTCGGAAATTCTCTCATCTCATGGAAATCTAAGAAGCAAGTTATAGTCTCTAGATCATCAGCAGAATCTGAATATCGAGCTATGGCTAATACATGTTTGGAGCTGACTTGGCTACGGTTCATATTACAAGATTTGAAAGTCTCACTTGCTGCTCCAACACCattattttgtgacaaccaGGCAGCTTTACACATTGCAGCAAATCCTGTATTTCATGAGCGTacaaagcatattgaaatagaTTGTCATATAGTACGGGAAAAACTGCAAGCTGGTTTGATTAGCCCTTCTTATGTGCCAACACGATTCCAGTTAGCAGATGTGTTCACTAAAGCTTTAGGAAAGGATCAATTCGTGACATTGCGAAACAAGTTGGGACTTCACGACATTCACTCAccaacttga